A single genomic interval of Aphidius gifuensis isolate YNYX2018 linkage group LG6, ASM1490517v1, whole genome shotgun sequence harbors:
- the LOC122859900 gene encoding pinin-like has translation MMFLDIEIPSDEVMIYNEITVDDPVIENEIPSDEVMIYNEITVDDPVIENEIPSDEVMIYNEITVDDPVVENEIPTGEVMIYNEITVDETVQANNNETPVDGPGAENEIPVDVEKNDMANTDRKYETAAELFANAELEIKENEPVDEELDKFLGDLVQNALEANGLGEKIYSEIKKLAITSVKILPPTKRITMNSKKITAVDDDEERSKDGNTEKEDPVLPIRSGKHGKKIIAVDDDEDDVVILSQSSTSSSSSSSSGSSSSSSSSSSSSSSGPPPIMNENNVAEEYDKKNKYRAEAGSSKPRVEKPKNDSVDITDFCVDCEGYQCPNKAATPYRQFCKGCHEKWQMGEQPHIPQPSPIPNPIFEKRQQLVDDKIKCLQNQIHELEESLNKTKCDLCWGKPIVNEFGHCEGCIIVSQKKKN, from the exons ATGATGTTTttag acattGAAATACCGAGTGACGAAGTTATGATATACAATGAAATCACAGTTGATGACCCAGTGATCGAAAATGAAATACCGAGTGACGAAGTTATGATATACAATGAAATCACAGTTGATGACCCAGTGATCGAAAATGAAATACCGAGTGACGAGGTTATGATATACAATGAAATCACAGTTGATGACCCGGTGGTCGAAAATGAAATACCGACTGGCGAAGTTATGATATACAATGAAATCACAGTTGACGAGACTGTACAggcaaataataatgaaacaccTGTAGATGGCCCAGGGGCCGAAAATGAAATACCCgtagatgttgaaaaaaatgacatgGCTAACACAGACCGAAAATATGAAACAGCGGCGGAACTGTTTGCCAATGCAGAGTTGgagataaaagaaaatgaacCAGTTGATGAGGAGTTGGATAAGTTTTTAGGag ATCTAGTACAAAATGCTCTTGAAGCAAATGGTCttggagaaaaaatatattcagaaattaaaaaactagcAATTACGTCGGTGAAAATATTACCACCAACTAAACGAATTACAatgaattctaaaaaaataacagccgtagatgatgatgaag aacGCAGTAAAGATGGCAATACTGAAAAAGAGGATCCAGTATTACCTATTCGATCCGGGAAACAcggcaaaaaaataatagccgtagatgatgatgaag ATGACGTGGTTATATTAAGCCAATCGTCAACGtcttcgtcatcatcatcgtcatcgggGTCATCGTCATCGTCATCGTCATCGTCATCGTCATCGTCATCGGGACCACCCCCGATTATGAacgaaaataatgttgctgaggagtatgataaaaaaaataaatatcgggCTGAAGCAGGGTCTTCAAAGCCCCGTGTCGAAAAACCTAAAAATGATTCTGTAGATATTACAGATTTCTGCGTTGACTGCGAGGGTTATCAATGCCCAAATAAAGCAGCAACGCCATATCGTCAATTTTGTAAAGGCTGTCATGAAAAATGGCAGATGGGTGAACAACCACATATCCCACAACCATCACCAATACCCAAtccaatttttgaaaaacgaCAACAACTTgtagatgataaaataaaatgtttacaaAACCAAATCCATGAGCTCGAAGAATCACTAAACAAAACTAAATGTGATCTCTGCTGGGGAAAACCAATTGTAAATGAATTTGGTCATTGTGAAGGCT GTATTATTgtatcgcaaaaaaaaaaaaattaa
- the LOC122859592 gene encoding uncharacterized protein LOC122859592 isoform X1: MRQIIANSVFREVIKHKTRLLNEDFNILDQKICKIFTCEKPEQLYYIPKISGCKAKNIKAVASRGKLPLIYRKFNYKKKNVYNEKGKEETLNKIDDDDDNIDDGLKKKKDWLKTNREPKELVLKNWVDTMKIRKSSNYNTTDDFIQDWPILSEPIAAELIKHDFDDMKSSLKKELNATTLSKLINELCVVRKKNINETAKNYIEIIKKNNNNNIIIAHQIKLASYLLPPSAQIARGWKPSVAESEDSLMLLASTNDEVDQVIIDRANKLKEYKLTSQPIIVVVGESWTKITDFYTCIDGLKYKFDNLLEALDSLFCCFFVYDLKYPLESKTVCSVISKDLYGFTLNENLIKVNEVLIDLECLRSKQKPEVVTSTVQINNDNNESTSVNDDNDNTEGETSLPTKDGDSSTSPKETDVENDEPPRKRMKPFQFKKKSNTELLQRNKSK; the protein is encoded by the exons ATGCGGCAAATAATTGCTAATTCTGTATTCAGGGAGGTCATAAAACACAAAACAAG ACTTTTAAATgaagattttaatattttggaccaaaaaatttgtaaaatttttacttgCGAAAAGCCAGAGCAACTGTATTATATACCCAAGATTAGTGGATgtaaagcaaaaaatattaaagctgTAGCTTCAAGAGGCAAACTACCACTTATAtacagaaaatttaattataaaaaaaaaaatgtatataacgAAAAAGGCAAGGAAGAAACTCTGAACAAAATtg atgatgatgatgataatattgatgatggactaaagaaaaaaaaggattggTTGAAAACCAATAGAGAGCCAAAGGAGCTCGTTTTAAAGAATTGGGTGGACACaatgaaaataagaaaaagtagCAACTACAATACTACTGATGATTTCATACAAGACTGGCCAATTTTGAGTGAGCCCATAGCTGCTGAATTAATCAAACATGATTTTGATGATATGAAAtcgagtttaaaaaaagaattaaatgcAACAACATTgagcaaattaattaatgaactTTGCGttgttcgaaaaaaaaatatcaatgaaaccgcaaaaaattatattgagataattaaaaaaaataacaacaataatattataattgcgCATCAAATAAAACTAGCATCATATTTATTACCACCATCAGCACAAATAGCTCGCGGGTGGAAGCCATCCGTAGCAGAATCAGAAGATAGTTTAATGTTACTTGCATCg actAACGATGAGGTGGATCAAGTAATAATCGACCGAGCAAATAAATTGAAGGAATACAAGCTCACATCACAACCGATCATTGTTGTTGTAGGTGAAAGTTGGACCAAGATCACAGATTTTTACACGTGCATTGATGgcttaaaatacaaatttgataatttacttGAAGCATTAGATTCattgttttgttgtttttttgtttacgaTCTTAAATATCCACTTGAAAGTAAAACAGTATGTTCTGTTATTAGTAAAGATTTGTATGGATTTACTTTAAATGAAAATCTCATCAAAGTAAATGAAGTTTTAATCGATTTGGAGTGTCTACGTTCAAAACAAAAACCTGAAGTAGTAACTTCTAcagtacaaataaataatgataacaatGAGAGTACAAGTGTAaatgatgacaatgataatACAGAAGGTGAAACATCATTGCCAACAAAAGATGGTGATAGTTCTACAAGCCCTAAGGAGACGGATGTTGAAAATGATGAACCACCACGTAAAAGAATGAAGccatttcaatttaaaaaaaaatcgaatactGAATTACTTCAAAGGAATAAGTCCAAATAA